One genomic segment of Vibrio quintilis includes these proteins:
- a CDS encoding phage tail protein, translated as MTTQYQSGYKLRALKTFIDETVGHHIAKHITAEMSDITLRLNSKNMGRGMDLLIMRYTAEFYCDRYPYQKHDPAVLFANVGAWLMDNDRERDDHEPLADPDVDVVIEDEQSAEIILTVEFEEPIRVVEAADGPIYWRGKRWRIEAYEIWVAENIRDVVIR; from the coding sequence ATGACGACGCAATACCAGAGCGGGTACAAACTCCGCGCCCTCAAGACGTTTATTGATGAAACTGTTGGGCATCATATTGCAAAACATATCACAGCGGAGATGAGTGATATCACGCTCCGGCTGAACAGCAAAAATATGGGCCGTGGTATGGATTTGCTCATCATGCGCTATACCGCTGAATTCTATTGTGATCGTTATCCGTATCAGAAACATGACCCGGCGGTGCTGTTTGCAAATGTCGGTGCATGGCTGATGGACAACGACCGGGAACGGGATGATCACGAACCGCTGGCTGACCCGGATGTTGATGTCGTGATTGAAGATGAACAGAGCGCTGAAATCATTTTAACCGTTGAATTTGAAGAGCCGATCCGGGTTGTTGAAGCGGCTGACGGGCCAATTTACTGGCGTGGTAAACGCTGGCGGATTGAAGCGTATGAAATCTGGGTGGCAGAAAACATCAGGGATGTGGTGATCAGGTGA
- a CDS encoding putative phage tail assembly chaperone, whose amino-acid sequence MSNPITVTINETEFDFSPEVSNHNDYINEMMPDNKVAPARRFLTRTVNQEQKAELVQLLDSVPGLIMDLFSVVEKESRGGVTVTLKN is encoded by the coding sequence ATGAGTAACCCTATCACAGTCACCATTAACGAAACTGAATTTGACTTTTCACCCGAAGTTTCGAATCACAACGATTACATCAATGAAATGATGCCGGATAACAAAGTGGCTCCGGCGCGGCGCTTCCTCACCCGGACTGTGAATCAGGAACAAAAAGCCGAACTGGTTCAATTGCTCGATTCGGTACCGGGACTCATCATGGATTTATTTTCAGTTGTTGAAAAAGAAAGCCGTGGCGGGGTGACGGTCACACTAAAAAACTAA
- a CDS encoding phage holin produces the protein MRELHEKIMNYVAYLISASGMLFSSLSSEQWYFISSTLLGVITIYLNFWHKRKMQKIAQEQGVFRNENTVE, from the coding sequence ATGCGTGAACTCCATGAAAAAATCATGAATTACGTGGCCTATTTAATTTCAGCGTCCGGGATGTTGTTCAGCTCACTGTCATCGGAGCAGTGGTATTTCATTTCATCAACACTACTCGGTGTTATCACGATTTATCTGAATTTTTGGCACAAACGGAAAATGCAGAAAATTGCGCAGGAGCAGGGGGTATTCAGAAATGAAAATACGGTTGAATAA
- a CDS encoding DUF2590 family protein, with protein MPDKKYIDIKIVDGSWDIDPGQQPDYCSDAYSIAQDVKHAIMESGLARELQAERNPALRADVLIRIEQTAESDDRIIPGSASAQEQSSGLIYLTATAYEFGDISTEVSV; from the coding sequence ATGCCGGATAAAAAATACATTGATATCAAAATTGTTGACGGTAGCTGGGACATCGACCCCGGCCAACAGCCGGATTATTGCAGTGATGCCTACAGCATCGCGCAGGATGTCAAGCACGCGATTATGGAATCAGGACTCGCCAGAGAATTGCAGGCAGAACGGAACCCGGCATTACGTGCCGATGTCCTCATCCGGATTGAACAAACCGCTGAAAGTGACGATCGCATAATCCCTGGCTCAGCCAGCGCCCAGGAGCAAAGTTCCGGATTAATCTATCTCACTGCAACCGCGTATGAATTCGGGGATATCAGTACGGAGGTGAGTGTATGA
- a CDS encoding lysozyme: MKIRLNKSVCSVAAVIAIVTGGASIHSTESVGKVQIEAFSGELRISPAGLAIIGNAEGCRTHPYHCPAGLLTNGIGNTHDVPKTDVSLERIATDWVKNIHAAELCISSAESVSGVRMTPGQFDAFTSFAFNTGCPRFMRNHNGSATGIYSNIMAGNYPAACNELKRWVYAGGKKLPGLIDRRGREYARCTEVD, translated from the coding sequence ATGAAAATACGGTTGAATAAATCCGTTTGCTCCGTTGCTGCTGTGATTGCGATTGTGACCGGCGGGGCGTCGATTCATTCCACTGAATCGGTCGGGAAAGTGCAGATTGAAGCGTTTTCCGGTGAGTTACGGATTAGCCCCGCAGGGCTGGCAATCATCGGTAATGCGGAGGGGTGCAGAACACACCCGTATCACTGCCCGGCCGGATTACTGACCAACGGGATCGGCAATACCCACGATGTGCCAAAAACCGATGTGTCATTAGAGCGAATTGCAACCGACTGGGTGAAAAACATTCATGCAGCGGAGCTGTGTATCTCCAGCGCTGAATCAGTGTCCGGGGTCCGGATGACACCGGGTCAGTTTGATGCGTTCACCTCATTTGCATTTAACACCGGTTGTCCCCGGTTTATGCGTAACCATAACGGCAGTGCAACCGGCATATACAGCAACATCATGGCAGGCAATTACCCGGCGGCATGTAACGAGCTGAAACGCTGGGTGTATGCAGGCGGGAAGAAATTACCGGGACTCATTGACCGGCGGGGGCGTGAATATGCTCGCTGCACTGAAGTGGATTAA
- the lysC gene encoding Rz1-like lysis system protein LysC: protein MIVQLPPPGLMIPCEKPAISGIWPDVVTDDIPNLKAALSECAQHTDDYLKWRAEHENGETKHE from the coding sequence GTGATTGTTCAACTGCCGCCGCCGGGGCTGATGATTCCGTGTGAAAAACCGGCGATATCTGGCATATGGCCGGATGTGGTGACAGACGACATCCCGAATTTAAAAGCCGCACTCAGCGAGTGCGCACAACATACAGACGATTATTTGAAATGGCGTGCAGAGCACGAGAACGGAGAGACAAAACATGAGTAA
- a CDS encoding phage protein — translation MSEGLRFSGRNFDITIFDETVHVQNASVTINDETAVSYTRGVTDGYTEGKASCDVELEIGLNQFKHIQAAAKSAGSYRGIDPTDIMFYAHNGDNEDKIVCHGVKFVLSDLLSVDPESADKTTRKIKGFVTSPLFVTVNGVSVLSENDTRGLINA, via the coding sequence ATGAGTGAAGGTCTTCGTTTTTCCGGCCGCAATTTTGACATCACAATTTTTGATGAAACGGTACATGTTCAGAATGCCTCTGTGACGATTAATGATGAAACCGCCGTGTCCTATACACGCGGGGTCACTGATGGTTACACCGAAGGAAAAGCTTCGTGTGATGTGGAACTGGAAATTGGTCTGAATCAATTCAAACACATTCAGGCTGCTGCAAAAAGCGCGGGCAGTTACCGGGGCATTGACCCAACAGACATCATGTTCTATGCCCACAACGGCGATAATGAGGACAAAATTGTCTGTCATGGGGTCAAATTCGTTTTGTCGGATTTGCTCAGTGTCGATCCGGAAAGTGCCGATAAAACCACACGAAAAATCAAAGGTTTTGTCACCAGTCCGCTGTTTGTCACGGTTAACGGGGTTTCGGTGTTATCTGAAAATGATACACGCGGGTTAATTAACGCATAG
- a CDS encoding phage tail protein, whose product MTDKNIPELPESVIPWWQDGNTTSEETKEPYFLSSGVYRFFQRVRDYLLFPLRQTDALTCSESVLNLLAWDRDIQRFDDEPLSLFRKRVKFAAINARDAGSVAGFKRIFARLGIGIVSFKERTDAVQWDVCTIEVTDNDMTDNKVLMMVLIRQYGRTCRRYRFEVTYKSELNIEPGEFSHRFSIDSASITEAAEISVFPAPVEHQQQLFIASLGDE is encoded by the coding sequence ATGACTGATAAAAATATCCCGGAATTGCCGGAATCGGTGATCCCGTGGTGGCAGGATGGCAACACCACATCAGAGGAAACCAAAGAACCGTATTTTTTATCATCCGGGGTTTATCGCTTTTTTCAGCGCGTCCGTGACTATTTGTTGTTTCCGCTCCGGCAGACCGATGCGCTGACCTGTAGTGAATCTGTCCTGAATTTGCTGGCCTGGGACAGAGACATTCAGCGTTTTGATGATGAACCGCTGTCGCTTTTTCGTAAACGGGTGAAATTCGCGGCCATCAATGCGCGGGATGCCGGGAGTGTGGCCGGGTTTAAACGTATTTTTGCGCGTCTGGGTATCGGGATTGTGTCGTTTAAAGAGCGGACAGACGCGGTGCAGTGGGATGTCTGCACCATTGAAGTGACTGATAACGACATGACCGACAACAAAGTGCTGATGATGGTGCTCATCCGGCAATACGGCCGGACATGCCGCCGTTACCGGTTTGAGGTGACATACAAATCAGAACTGAACATCGAACCGGGGGAATTCAGTCACCGGTTTTCTATTGATAGCGCCAGTATTACCGAAGCAGCCGAAATCTCGGTTTTTCCTGCTCCGGTGGAGCATCAACAACAATTATTTATCGCAAGTCTGGGGGATGAATGA
- a CDS encoding TraR/DksA C4-type zinc finger protein, producing MALARQLSGQKSRPAQSARYCLGCDAEIPQARREAAPGCQYCVQCQSKRE from the coding sequence ATGGCGCTGGCACGGCAATTGTCAGGGCAAAAGTCCCGGCCAGCTCAAAGCGCGCGGTATTGCCTGGGATGTGATGCTGAAATCCCGCAGGCGCGGCGTGAGGCTGCGCCGGGCTGTCAGTATTGCGTTCAGTGCCAGTCAAAGAGGGAATAA
- a CDS encoding baseplate J/gp47 family protein gives MKRPSADFLNILSESGIPTTSDELESVLKTDVTNAGSTLSNDSEMSPFWRWVKAAVISPVLWLIKTLLVTHVMPNMFVATANRWALELKSWELDIEPKDAVKTTGYLLFVKESADDEITIEAGSIVQTLAIDDVVYRVLVTEKTVIKSGAESASVPVTAENAGAAYNLPAGYFNIMPVEIPGILSVVNETGWIQQLGADAETDEELALRLQNAFTSAGSWHINDVYRSIIASVAGIRSDNIFFRNTGHITPGTAEALILLDVGTTPQSVLDSLNQYIMEDGHHGHGDVLTCIAMPDKTYDVIADVVLAANLTDQQISEQYSEIEKRIRAAFRETAAFTNITRASPDSRFSLSQLSTEIHTQMEHVRSIRVSVDDVIQHDIVSELEQPRLNSLTVRALDD, from the coding sequence ATGAAACGCCCGTCCGCTGATTTTCTCAATATTTTGTCTGAATCAGGTATTCCGACCACATCAGATGAACTCGAATCGGTGCTGAAAACAGATGTCACGAACGCCGGGAGCACACTATCTAATGATTCAGAAATGTCCCCGTTTTGGCGCTGGGTCAAAGCGGCGGTGATTTCGCCGGTACTGTGGCTGATAAAAACGCTGCTGGTTACGCACGTGATGCCGAATATGTTTGTTGCAACTGCAAATCGCTGGGCATTAGAGCTGAAAAGCTGGGAGCTGGATATTGAGCCGAAAGACGCGGTGAAAACTACCGGTTATCTGCTGTTCGTCAAAGAAAGCGCGGATGATGAAATCACCATTGAGGCTGGTTCAATTGTGCAGACACTGGCGATTGATGATGTGGTTTACCGTGTTTTAGTGACTGAAAAGACAGTAATTAAATCCGGGGCTGAGTCGGCCAGTGTGCCGGTTACGGCAGAGAACGCCGGGGCCGCGTATAACCTGCCCGCCGGATATTTTAACATCATGCCGGTGGAAATACCGGGGATCCTGTCGGTGGTGAATGAAACCGGCTGGATTCAACAATTGGGTGCAGACGCTGAAACCGATGAGGAACTCGCGCTCAGGCTGCAAAATGCGTTCACGTCCGCCGGGTCATGGCATATCAATGATGTGTACCGATCGATTATTGCCAGTGTTGCCGGGATTCGCAGCGACAATATATTTTTCCGCAATACCGGCCATATTACACCGGGAACCGCTGAAGCATTGATATTGCTCGATGTCGGCACAACGCCGCAATCTGTTTTAGACAGCCTGAATCAATACATTATGGAAGACGGTCATCACGGACATGGTGATGTACTGACCTGCATTGCCATGCCGGATAAAACATATGATGTCATCGCTGATGTGGTGCTCGCTGCCAATCTCACCGATCAGCAAATCAGTGAGCAATACAGTGAGATAGAAAAGCGAATCCGCGCGGCATTCCGGGAAACTGCTGCATTTACCAACATTACCAGAGCATCACCTGACAGCCGGTTTTCTCTGTCTCAGCTCAGTACAGAAATTCACACGCAGATGGAGCATGTCCGCTCAATCCGGGTGTCCGTCGATGATGTGATACAGCACGATATTGTTTCTGAACTCGAACAGCCCCGGCTGAACTCACTGACCGTGAGGGCGCTGGATGACTGA
- a CDS encoding phage virion morphogenesis protein, whose product MIEIRPDSKSYLRVKEQLELLALDRKTRQRILKRIGAYTVKTTRRNIRAQRDPDGHVWKKRRKGRGKMLRGFTKKLKHFQKNSNKDLYIGWPSARGNVAYQHHCGIEQKSGLSARKRQARKHKEPDKNSPATREQAKALRDLDFRFQPQGRQKRGKRPTMKWIRENMKVGEAAKTIQALENRTPARDWKIERPQRRLIGISPRRVSMLIKRELNRSK is encoded by the coding sequence GTGATTGAAATCAGGCCGGACAGTAAAAGCTATCTGAGAGTCAAAGAGCAGTTAGAACTCTTAGCGCTCGACAGAAAAACCCGGCAACGCATTTTAAAACGCATTGGTGCGTATACGGTGAAAACCACCCGGCGCAATATCCGCGCTCAGCGTGATCCCGATGGTCACGTATGGAAGAAGCGCCGCAAAGGTCGGGGGAAAATGCTCAGGGGTTTTACCAAGAAGCTCAAGCATTTTCAAAAAAACAGTAACAAAGATTTGTATATCGGCTGGCCGTCTGCCCGTGGCAACGTGGCATATCAACACCATTGTGGGATTGAACAGAAAAGTGGCCTCTCTGCCCGGAAACGCCAGGCCAGAAAACACAAAGAGCCGGATAAAAACTCACCGGCGACACGCGAACAGGCCAAAGCGCTGCGCGATCTGGATTTCCGGTTTCAGCCCCAGGGCAGACAAAAACGCGGTAAACGCCCAACCATGAAATGGATCCGGGAAAACATGAAAGTGGGTGAGGCTGCAAAAACCATTCAGGCGCTGGAGAACCGGACACCGGCCAGAGACTGGAAAATTGAACGTCCTCAGCGTCGTTTAATCGGCATCAGCCCACGCCGGGTTTCAATGTTGATTAAACGCGAATTGAACAGGAGTAAATAG
- a CDS encoding phage tail tape measure protein: MNQKLLMQIGLIDQVTKPLRNITKQIDHTMQTARSGMQDMVTGGAGLVASGFAIQNALMPAIEIDRKIGEVRSLGVTDNALQQLQKTAINFSAAYGKSATEFVDASYDIKSAMGDISGKDLSGITNSSAILAAATKADTKTITSYMGTMYSVFQNQADQMGQTKWAQRVAGMTAKSVEMFKTTGQGMADAFKGLGALAKTNGVTMKEQMAVLGMLQGSMSGSEAGTRYKAFLTGAVKAQKKLKLSFTDSNGHLLSMQNILGKIKNKFGDLNSTEISKLKTAFGSDEAVLLITDLIGKTGQLGTKIQDLDKAANLETAKKMADAMTDRWEQLEASWFAIRAAAFGAILPAINSVVGAVAKGIMYVTQLTGQFPLLTQVLSYAAIAALSFGGVVASLSLVMGFAKLASGGWALSVKLLSGTIKLLSVALKAGRLFTIAWSAAVMIANGEFALMRVMMVGNVRQIWASVTATKAGTIATRVWAATTSFFSSVMAVFRNRIIATTAATLTMSAAGKAAKLVTVGWAAAVGVFNTVLAVFRNSTIAMTAVTWLFNAALWANPVTWIVAGIIALTAAIVAVIYYWDDLKAAFLDSDAFKFIIDSINQLIELLNLIPGVDIEWRAGVNTDNPELKAAENASAVPAADIASRPELKAAQQTKQSVPAMPAVQNQIPLPNVNKLAGVAQHETDDMIDYKSPQNKPRLPDHVVQNMTHQQTQTTKNVRQFGDVYITAPNGITPDQLAEWEILNAG, encoded by the coding sequence ATGAATCAAAAACTTCTGATGCAAATCGGTCTGATTGACCAGGTGACAAAACCGCTGAGGAATATCACCAAACAGATCGACCATACCATGCAAACCGCCCGCAGCGGGATGCAGGATATGGTGACAGGCGGGGCCGGGCTGGTCGCGTCTGGTTTTGCTATTCAGAATGCACTCATGCCAGCGATTGAAATTGATCGCAAAATCGGTGAAGTTCGGTCGCTCGGCGTGACGGATAATGCGCTGCAACAACTCCAGAAAACTGCGATCAACTTCTCTGCTGCATACGGCAAATCCGCCACTGAATTTGTTGATGCGTCCTATGATATAAAATCTGCGATGGGTGATATCTCGGGGAAAGACCTGTCAGGTATTACCAACAGCTCAGCAATTCTCGCCGCCGCAACCAAGGCAGACACAAAAACTATCACCAGTTACATGGGAACCATGTACTCAGTTTTTCAGAATCAGGCTGACCAGATGGGTCAAACCAAATGGGCGCAGCGTGTCGCAGGCATGACTGCAAAATCGGTCGAGATGTTTAAAACCACCGGGCAGGGCATGGCCGATGCATTTAAAGGGCTGGGCGCACTGGCGAAAACAAACGGCGTGACGATGAAAGAGCAAATGGCCGTGCTCGGAATGCTGCAAGGCTCAATGTCCGGCTCTGAAGCCGGAACCCGTTATAAAGCATTTTTAACCGGTGCGGTTAAGGCACAGAAAAAACTGAAACTGTCATTCACAGACAGCAACGGCCATTTGCTGTCGATGCAAAATATTCTCGGGAAAATAAAAAATAAATTCGGTGATCTGAACTCAACAGAGATTTCAAAACTAAAAACAGCGTTTGGCTCGGATGAGGCGGTTTTACTGATCACTGATTTAATCGGAAAAACCGGCCAGCTTGGAACCAAAATTCAGGATTTAGATAAAGCGGCAAATTTAGAAACAGCAAAAAAAATGGCTGATGCCATGACTGATCGATGGGAACAGTTGGAAGCCTCGTGGTTTGCCATCCGGGCGGCAGCATTCGGGGCGATTCTGCCAGCGATTAACTCAGTAGTAGGCGCTGTGGCTAAAGGGATTATGTATGTGACTCAACTCACCGGTCAGTTTCCTTTACTGACGCAGGTTTTAAGTTATGCAGCGATCGCAGCATTATCATTTGGTGGCGTGGTCGCATCGCTGTCTCTGGTGATGGGGTTTGCAAAACTGGCGTCCGGCGGCTGGGCGCTGTCAGTGAAATTGCTTAGCGGCACAATTAAGTTATTGTCTGTCGCGCTGAAGGCTGGCCGGTTGTTTACTATTGCTTGGTCAGCAGCGGTGATGATTGCGAACGGTGAATTTGCCCTGATGCGGGTGATGATGGTGGGGAATGTCCGGCAAATCTGGGCAAGCGTTACGGCAACGAAAGCCGGAACCATTGCAACCCGCGTATGGGCTGCAACCACATCATTTTTCAGCTCGGTGATGGCTGTGTTCAGAAACAGAATTATTGCAACAACCGCCGCAACATTAACGATGAGCGCAGCGGGAAAAGCGGCAAAACTGGTCACGGTTGGCTGGGCTGCTGCTGTGGGCGTGTTTAATACAGTTCTCGCCGTATTCAGAAATAGTACGATAGCAATGACGGCAGTGACATGGCTGTTCAATGCGGCATTGTGGGCAAACCCTGTCACATGGATTGTTGCCGGAATCATCGCGTTAACTGCCGCAATTGTTGCCGTGATCTATTACTGGGATGATCTGAAGGCCGCGTTCCTGGACAGTGATGCATTTAAATTTATTATCGATTCAATCAATCAGCTGATTGAACTGCTGAACCTGATCCCTGGTGTTGATATTGAATGGCGCGCCGGTGTTAACACGGATAATCCAGAGCTGAAAGCCGCTGAAAATGCGTCTGCCGTACCGGCGGCTGATATTGCATCACGCCCGGAACTCAAAGCAGCGCAGCAAACAAAACAGTCTGTGCCTGCAATGCCTGCTGTTCAGAATCAAATACCACTGCCGAATGTGAACAAGTTGGCCGGTGTTGCTCAGCATGAAACTGATGACATGATTGACTATAAATCGCCACAAAACAAACCACGCCTGCCGGACCATGTTGTGCAGAACATGACACACCAACAGACCCAAACTACAAAAAATGTCCGTCAGTTCGGGGATGTGTATATCACTGCTCCAAATGGTATTACACCTGATCAGTTAGCCGAATGGGAAATACTCAATGCCGGATAA
- a CDS encoding DUF6890 family protein: MRRFYLPTLDDDPQNLARALWLDKHEHERQKLAVMSAVAELFKK; encoded by the coding sequence CTGCGCCGCTTCTATCTGCCTACGCTCGATGATGATCCGCAAAATTTAGCCAGGGCGCTGTGGCTCGATAAACACGAGCATGAGCGCCAGAAATTAGCCGTCATGAGTGCAGTTGCTGAGTTATTTAAGAAATGA
- a CDS encoding DUF2586 domain-containing protein, with protein sequence MAWPTVIIKILNLKNGPIAGVEYHFLFVGYGKTSGDVRNLLVVDASTDLTEALKDAGTSLTTTVTAAQLNGGSEWTAGVMILNESDNWQDAVRKANETSSFEAFVLDFPATDKSLLESAIAMRTELKNKLARETFAICCLPEINNSAKDGEDWATWLAKTVAIPKGVASEYITVVPRVHADGSTLGKYCGRLANQVDASIADSPARVQTGSVVGSTDLLTDKDGKALELSVLKTLESNRLAVPMWYPDYPGQFWTTGNTLDAPGGDFQDIRHIRVAMKAARRVRIRAISRIGDRKFNSTPQSEARAKLYFTKDLREMALTGVPGEIYPPDDDDIEIKWVNSTDVELYLKVRPYECPVKITVAIYISEGETS encoded by the coding sequence ATGGCATGGCCGACGGTCATCATCAAAATACTGAATCTGAAAAACGGGCCGATTGCCGGGGTGGAATACCATTTCCTGTTCGTCGGTTACGGCAAAACATCCGGTGATGTCAGGAATCTGCTCGTTGTCGATGCGTCCACTGATTTAACTGAAGCGCTGAAAGATGCCGGTACATCACTGACGACCACAGTCACCGCCGCACAACTGAACGGCGGTAGTGAATGGACCGCAGGGGTGATGATTCTCAATGAATCAGACAACTGGCAGGATGCAGTCAGAAAGGCCAATGAAACATCATCGTTTGAGGCGTTTGTACTGGATTTTCCCGCAACTGACAAATCATTACTCGAATCAGCCATTGCCATGCGTACAGAGCTGAAAAATAAGCTCGCGCGGGAAACATTTGCAATCTGCTGTTTGCCGGAAATAAATAACAGTGCAAAAGACGGTGAAGACTGGGCGACCTGGCTGGCTAAAACCGTCGCGATCCCGAAAGGCGTTGCCAGTGAATATATCACCGTGGTTCCCCGTGTTCACGCCGATGGTTCAACGCTGGGGAAATATTGCGGCCGGCTGGCAAATCAGGTTGATGCATCGATTGCTGACAGTCCGGCACGGGTTCAGACTGGATCAGTCGTGGGTTCAACCGATTTACTGACTGACAAAGACGGGAAAGCGCTTGAACTGTCAGTGTTAAAAACGCTTGAATCAAACCGTCTCGCTGTGCCGATGTGGTACCCGGACTATCCGGGGCAATTCTGGACAACCGGTAACACACTCGATGCGCCCGGCGGAGATTTTCAGGACATCCGGCATATCCGGGTTGCCATGAAAGCCGCGCGCCGGGTGCGTATCCGGGCTATCTCCCGAATCGGTGACCGGAAGTTCAATTCAACCCCGCAGAGTGAAGCCAGGGCGAAACTCTATTTCACCAAAGATTTGCGTGAAATGGCGCTCACCGGAGTACCGGGGGAAATTTACCCGCCGGATGATGACGATATTGAAATCAAATGGGTGAATTCAACCGATGTGGAATTGTATTTAAAAGTTCGCCCATATGAATGCCCGGTGAAAATTACTGTCGCCATTTATATCAGTGAAGGAGAAACATCATGA
- a CDS encoding head completion/stabilization protein has product MFTGTSDSYQSTVISNDFWPDIDAGVFERRRGTPAAQDDERIAHALVNAMVSVNLELEMLKTEYQADGYQRADEIPAFPKIDDKNAVVINYESAVFARAKADLLPDFATVHQRKEGDHLAERSQETKNELLAESERIIRAMYGKNRATVALL; this is encoded by the coding sequence ATGTTTACAGGTACCAGTGACAGCTATCAGTCAACCGTGATCAGCAATGATTTCTGGCCGGATATTGACGCCGGGGTATTTGAGCGACGTCGCGGAACGCCCGCCGCGCAGGATGATGAGCGCATCGCTCACGCCCTGGTCAATGCAATGGTTTCTGTGAATCTCGAACTGGAAATGCTGAAAACAGAGTATCAGGCAGATGGATATCAACGCGCTGATGAAATCCCGGCATTCCCTAAAATCGACGATAAAAACGCGGTTGTGATTAATTACGAATCGGCAGTTTTCGCCAGGGCGAAAGCCGATTTACTGCCGGATTTTGCCACTGTCCATCAGCGTAAAGAAGGTGATCATCTGGCAGAGCGATCACAGGAAACCAAAAACGAACTGTTGGCAGAGAGTGAGCGAATTATCCGTGCCATGTACGGCAAAAACCGCGCAACGGTGGCACTGTTATGA